In Streptomyces sp. HUAS ZL42, the DNA window CGAGAAGCTGGCCGAGGTGGGGCTCGAACCGCAGATCCTCGAGTCGCACCAGGGCCGAGCCTCCACCGTGGCCCGCATCGAGGGCGAGGACCCCTCCCGGCCCGCGCTGCTCATCCACGGTCACACCGACGTCGTACCGGCCAATGCCGCCGACTGGACCCACCACCCCTTCTCCGGCGAGATCGCGGACGGGTGCGTGTGGGGCCGGGGCGCCGTCGACATGAAGGACATGGACGCGATGACCCTCGCGGTCGTACGGGACCGGCTGCGCAGCGGGCGCAAACCGCCGCGAGACATCGTGCTCGCGTTCCTGGCCGACGAGGAGGCGGGCGGCACGTACGGCGCCCGGCACCTCGTCGACAACCACCCCGACCTCTTCGAGGGCGTCACCGAGGCGATCGGCGAGGTCGGCGGCTTCTCCTTCACCGTCAACGAGAAGCTGCGGCTCTACCTCGTGGAGACCGCCCAGAAGGGCATGCACTGGATGCGGCTCACCGTGGACGGCACCGCAGGCCACGGCTCGATGACCAACGACGACAACGCCATCACCGAACTGTGCGAGGCCGTCGGACGGCTCGGCCGGCACAAGTGGCCGGTGCGGGTCACCAAGACCGTGCGGTCCTTCCTCGACGAGCTCTCCGACGCGCTCGGCACCGAACTCGACCCCGAGAACATGGACGAGACCCTCGCCAAGCTCGGCGGCATCGCCAAGATGGT includes these proteins:
- a CDS encoding M20/M25/M40 family metallo-hydrolase, giving the protein MSDTGTARSVTGEDEVVDLCRELIRIDTSNYGDHSGPGERKAAEYVAEKLAEVGLEPQILESHQGRASTVARIEGEDPSRPALLIHGHTDVVPANAADWTHHPFSGEIADGCVWGRGAVDMKDMDAMTLAVVRDRLRSGRKPPRDIVLAFLADEEAGGTYGARHLVDNHPDLFEGVTEAIGEVGGFSFTVNEKLRLYLVETAQKGMHWMRLTVDGTAGHGSMTNDDNAITELCEAVGRLGRHKWPVRVTKTVRSFLDELSDALGTELDPENMDETLAKLGGIAKMVGATLRNSAAPTMLGAGYKVNVIPGQATAHVDGRFLPGYEEEFLADLDRILGPRVRREDVHGDKALETDFDGRLVDAMQSALSAEDPIARAVPYMLSGGTDAKSFDDLGIRCFGFAPLRLPPELDFAGMFHGVDERVPVEGLKFGVRVLDRFIDAS